In Gemmatimonadota bacterium, the DNA window AGTCCAATGTGGCAGTGTGTATCGACAATGGTCATTGTGTTTGCTCCGAAGGGGTGGGATCAAAACAATGCGCCCTGTTCGGGCGATTGCGCGGGTTTCAGGCAGTCGGGAGTGTCATTCCTCGGATTATTGACAAGGGTGGAAACGGGATGTGCGCTCATCTCCTGGGCGGAATAGGGAATGAGGAGTTCCTGGAGGTCCGTTCTTTCTTCTGGATCGAGCCAGAGGTCATACACATCATCCGGTAGAATGACGGGCATGCGGTTGTGAATTGGAGCCATCAGGTCGTTGGGTTCGGTTGTGATAATCGTACAGGATTGGATGCGTTGTCCTTCGGGCGAATGCCACGATTCCCAGAGGCCAGCAAAGGCAAAGGGGATACCGGATTTGAGCGCGATGTACATAGGGGTTTTGGTTCTGCCGTCGGGATTGCGTTGCCATTCGTAAAATCCCGTTGTGGGAATCAGACACCTCCGTCTTTTGAAGGCCGTGCGAAATGAGGGTTTTTCCGCAAGGGTTTCTCCCCGAGCATTGATGAGTCGGTTGCCAATTTTGTGATCTTTTGCCCACGATGGAATAAGTCCCCATTTGAAGGTGTCTGCCCGCGGCTCGGCAGTGTTGGCAATCGCCGTGATGTCCTGGCCCGGTGCGATATTGTATCGCAAGGGTATCTCGTTGGGAAAAACAATCTGTGGAAATGCAAGCTGGTTTTCATCGTTTTGGGCAGCATAAACAAATCGACCGCACATGGTGTGATTCCTCGTTCATAGTTTGTAGATTATCTCTTTAACTATGTATAGCCTGTTCTCATCAAATGTCAAGGTCTTTCCCTTAATAATTTTTGCTTGCTCGTGGACGGGTGTCTCATTACATTGGGCGGCGTTTTGATAGATTGATTTTACATTTTTGATTGGAGGGATATTATGGCAGCAGAGCTGGGTTTTGGCGTTGTTGGACTGGGTATGGGCACGAATCACTGTCGGTCTGTCACACGGGCCGAAGGTGCGAAGTTGGTGGCCGTATGCGATTTAGATGAGGAGCGTTTGGGACCGACGGCTGAGGAATACGGGTGCAAAGCTTATACGAGTTATGAAGAGATGCTTCAGGATGATGAGGTCCAGGTCGTCAATATTTGCGTTGAGTCTGGAAAGCACGCCGAGTTGGGTATTCAGGCTGCAGATGCGGGTAAGCACATGATCGTTGAGAAGCCCGCAGATATTACGCCTGAGCGCGTTGACCAATTAATTGGTGCGGTGAAGGATGCCGGGGTAAAGGTCGGATGTATTTTTCAAGCGCGTTTGGAACCTCTAAACAGGCGGATTAAAGATGCGGTTGATAGCGGCAAGCTGGGTAAGTTGATCGGCGTTCACGGCCATTTGCCCTGGTATCGCGCGGATAGCTATTATCAGGGCGCACATGGATCGTGGAAGGGAACGTGGGATCTCGATGGGGGAGGCTCGCTGATGAATCAGGGCGTTCACACTGTCGATTTGATTCAGTGGCTTGCAGGCGGCGTCGAGTCTGTGATGGGTATGTTTGGCGTTTTTGGGCACGATATCGAAGCAGAAGATCAGACTGTGGCGTTGTTCAAGTTTAAGAATGGCGCGATTGGCACGGTTTATACAACGACCTGCTGCTATCCAGGGCTTCCGCAACTGGTGACTATTTACGGCGAGAATGGGTCGATTATGAAAGATGCTTCGAAGCTGATTTCCTGGAAAATTCAGGGTGAGAACGAGGCAGCAGAAGAAGCGGAGATGCTGGGTTTTTACGGCGACCAGGAAGACAAACAGAAGAATATTTCAGCAGATCCGCTGGCTGTCAGTTCCGATGGGCACACGTTGATCATCGAAGACCTCGTCGGGGCGATCAATGAAGACCGCGAGCCTATGATTGGTCTTGAAAGTGCGCGCCATGCTGTGGAAATTATCACTGCGGTGTTTGAATCTGGACGCACGGGGCGGGAAGTTAAGGTGGGGTAGGGGAAGTGTGAAGTGTGAAAGAAAAAAAGCCAGATATTTTGTCTGGCTTTTTTATTTCACAGATTGTAGCCGGGAAATATCTCGCCCATCGCCGCTTTGTCCGTGCCCACGAATAGCCGATCTCCAGTGTGTATTAGTGGACGACGTATCAACCGGGGCTGTTCAGCCATGAGGCGAATCAGTTCGTCCGCTGACACTTCTTCCCGGTCGAGTTTCAATGTTCGCGCCGAAGGACTCCGCCACGAGAATATGTCGGTTGGCGGAGTGTCGCCGAGCAATTCTCGAAGCTCTTTCTCAGAGAACTCATCTTTGAAGAAATCCCTTTCCTCAAAATTCACGTCTTCCCGTGAAAGCCACGCTTTCACCTTGCGGCAGGTGCTTCATCTGTTCCAGGTGTAAAAGCTGATTTTAGACATTGATATCTCCTGTATGTTCCATTATTTACATCGAGACGCCCAGAAGTCCTCGGGTGAATTGGAAGTCTGTGTTACCTGTGGGGGGCGTTTTAGGCGTGTATTGACGAGAGGCGATGGAGATGATCTGGCGCAAGAGAGCGTCGGCGTTGTGTTTGGGTTCGGTGTAGAAGATGAGGTCAAAGTCATCGCCGTAGGAGTTAGTGACGCGCTCTTCAGCCGTTGTTTGAAGCATGGGGGTCAGGGGATGCCCCTGCAAGGGGTGATCGCCCGAGTAGGCGACGATGAGGTGGACGCCCGTGCCGCCCAATCCCGTGAGGGTTTCGACCCAGTGGTCGGTCTGGCTGTCCATGATGTGATAGCCCGGTTGGGTGGGATTTTGCCCGTGTGCAAGAGTGGATACAGGTGGCGTGTCGCCCAGAACTTCGGATAGATATATAGGATGAGACAGAAAACTTGCATTGTCGGGTACAATGAGCGTGGCACCTGTGCCGATCAAGGATTGGGATAGAATGGCGAGTGATTGCGCGGCTATATCGGAAATAGAACCAGAAGCGTGAAGACCGATTTGAAGTGCGGACAGGCTGGCGGGAGTGATTTTAGGGGGAGGCGTCTGCGAGAACTGGTCGAGAAAATAGGCTTCGACCTTGTCGAGAACGGCCTCGATACCGCCGTCGAGTTGTACACTTGCCCATCCAAACGCATCGGGGCTGATTCCTCTGTCGTCCAGTGCGTGTCGAATATAGTCGTTGTGGGTCTTTTCACAGCCGTGTTCCAATAACAGGCAGGTGTGTACGAGGGGGTGAGTAAGGTAGCCGAGCATAGTGCGCGTGTAGAGGCGTTCGGTGGCTTCTCCCGATACGCCGCATCCTTCGGTGTGAGGGAGGGCGACAAAGCGCGAGATGCCCTTATCGTGGCCCAGACCCTTTTCTGTGAGACGTTTTGCCGCCATCAGCGCAATTTGTCCAGAACACAGGCTGGTGGGTAGAATCAGGCCCAGGCGGTCGGTTGTAAATCCATCTCGGGTGCGAATGGCTTCAAAGCTGTGTTCGTCGGCGTCCAATACCTGAATAGCGAGTGGCACGCCCCGGGGTTCGGGGCGGTTCTTGAGGTCGGGCAGGTGATCTGTTGAGGTCTGTCGCCATGTGCGCCATATCGAGACTTGTGCGTGTGCGGCTTTTTCGCCTTTGCTGCGTTCTCCCGAGGCGATTTTGCAGGTCAGGTCAAACATATCGCTGCCGAGGTCGTCCATGGAGGTACCGTCCAGATATGCACCCGCGTTGACATCCATATCTTTACTGAGTAGATGATAGCGTTCGGATGTGGTGACGATCTTGATGGTGGGTACAAAGGGGAAGTTTGTGATTGAGCCATTGCCCGTGATAAAGAAGATCATGTTACATCCGGAAGCTACTTGTCCGGCAATACTTTCGAGATCATTGCCAGGGCTGTCCATGAAATAGTACCCTGGGTCGGTCATCGGTGCCGCGTAATCAATGACAGAATCGAGACGGACATCCGGGTGACGCTTCATGGCCGCGCCAATTGATTTGAGGACGATGTTGTAGAGGCCGCGAAATTTGTTGCCACCAGAAGGGTTACCTTCTGCCGTTGTTCCGTGCCAGGCCGCGAGGGTTTTATAGGCTTCCACTTTGTCGAGAAAGCGTTGGGCGACATCGTAAGATGAGACATTTTGGAGGACATAGGACTCTGCACCGATGAGTTCGTCGGTTTCTGCGAGGTTGGCCGAGCCGCCGTGGCGAATGATTTCTCTTGCCACCCACGAAGCTAATGGATTGCCAGAGATGCCCGAGAATGCGTCTGAGCCACCGCATTGCAGTGCGATTTTGATGTGCGATAGGGGTTCGGGTGCGCGGACCATTGTCTGGACTTGCGGCAGCCATTTGGCAATGATGTTTTCGCCTTGTTTTAGCGCGTTTTCAAAGCTGCCTTCAAGCGTGAGAAAGTGGTGCAGGACATGGTCGATAGGATAGTTATTTTGCGCGAGAAATTCCCGTAGGTGCTGATTGGTGATGGCTTCGTGACCATAGTCGATCGCGAGTACCGCACCGACGTTTGGATGTACTGCAAATCCGGCGAGTGTACGCAATAAGAGGTCTTTGTTATTGGGGATTTCAGTGCCGCCGCCTTCGGTGTGGGCTACTGCAACAATGCCATCGATGTTGTG includes these proteins:
- a CDS encoding SOS response-associated peptidase, which encodes MCGRFVYAAQNDENQLAFPQIVFPNEIPLRYNIAPGQDITAIANTAEPRADTFKWGLIPSWAKDHKIGNRLINARGETLAEKPSFRTAFKRRRCLIPTTGFYEWQRNPDGRTKTPMYIALKSGIPFAFAGLWESWHSPEGQRIQSCTIITTEPNDLMAPIHNRMPVILPDDVYDLWLDPEERTDLQELLIPYSAQEMSAHPVSTLVNNPRNDTPDCLKPAQSPEQGALF
- a CDS encoding Gfo/Idh/MocA family oxidoreductase, giving the protein MAAELGFGVVGLGMGTNHCRSVTRAEGAKLVAVCDLDEERLGPTAEEYGCKAYTSYEEMLQDDEVQVVNICVESGKHAELGIQAADAGKHMIVEKPADITPERVDQLIGAVKDAGVKVGCIFQARLEPLNRRIKDAVDSGKLGKLIGVHGHLPWYRADSYYQGAHGSWKGTWDLDGGGSLMNQGVHTVDLIQWLAGGVESVMGMFGVFGHDIEAEDQTVALFKFKNGAIGTVYTTTCCYPGLPQLVTIYGENGSIMKDASKLISWKIQGENEAAEEAEMLGFYGDQEDKQKNISADPLAVSSDGHTLIIEDLVGAINEDREPMIGLESARHAVEIITAVFESGRTGREVKVG
- a CDS encoding altronate dehydratase, whose protein sequence is MTHFYKFSEIGRLPLPGDNVGIATRKLDGGTQIIHSDRTFALRHTILEGHRFAIQPIAPGDPLLSWGLPFGIATRHIYPGDYACNPEILGALKLRDLDFELPDMPNFEDRIVPYQITTFEAGEQVKHYDQCGTFQGYKRPGGRGVGTRNNIVILGTSSRTASYAKQLEARLQDRIRDYHNIDGIVAVAHTEGGGTEIPNNKDLLLRTLAGFAVHPNVGAVLAIDYGHEAITNQHLREFLAQNNYPIDHVLHHFLTLEGSFENALKQGENIIAKWLPQVQTMVRAPEPLSHIKIALQCGGSDAFSGISGNPLASWVAREIIRHGGSANLAETDELIGAESYVLQNVSSYDVAQRFLDKVEAYKTLAAWHGTTAEGNPSGGNKFRGLYNIVLKSIGAAMKRHPDVRLDSVIDYAAPMTDPGYYFMDSPGNDLESIAGQVASGCNMIFFITGNGSITNFPFVPTIKIVTTSERYHLLSKDMDVNAGAYLDGTSMDDLGSDMFDLTCKIASGERSKGEKAAHAQVSIWRTWRQTSTDHLPDLKNRPEPRGVPLAIQVLDADEHSFEAIRTRDGFTTDRLGLILPTSLCSGQIALMAAKRLTEKGLGHDKGISRFVALPHTEGCGVSGEATERLYTRTMLGYLTHPLVHTCLLLEHGCEKTHNDYIRHALDDRGISPDAFGWASVQLDGGIEAVLDKVEAYFLDQFSQTPPPKITPASLSALQIGLHASGSISDIAAQSLAILSQSLIGTGATLIVPDNASFLSHPIYLSEVLGDTPPVSTLAHGQNPTQPGYHIMDSQTDHWVETLTGLGGTGVHLIVAYSGDHPLQGHPLTPMLQTTAEERVTNSYGDDFDLIFYTEPKHNADALLRQIISIASRQYTPKTPPTGNTDFQFTRGLLGVSM